One genomic region from Xylocopa sonorina isolate GNS202 chromosome 8, iyXylSono1_principal, whole genome shotgun sequence encodes:
- the Oseg5 gene encoding intraflagellar transport protein Oseg5, with protein MRFKISAQNRNGHKRLVTCVAWSSAEEIYSCGEDHLLISWHLEGGIAHSTIVTEFPDDFYPTDMQWHPRPNYAVLITKKQSLDVLLITTADGKYHLISKNGRIEKSIDAHKGATTIGRWSSDGSALLTAGEDGLIKVWSRSGMLRSVIVKGMFPILSAAWSSDCTTVLYSQGAHLTFQSLNSNSKPRKLLAHDGLVLVLCWSHTHGLVISGGEDCRYKVWDSNGTQLFSSSVGNHPITAVSWSYSGDYFAVGSFNTIKLCDKTGWSHSLEKVTTGSIYSIAWSSDSTQVAMACSNGIVLTGHIIDRRLEWNNYEATLVKRKVIEVRDVGNEIRETLEISDRVVQLQFGFDHLVVITPAQCHVYSVVNWNTPAIFDLKNTSVSAILLAEKHFLLVEWNSVSLYSYQGRLLGTPKWKGMTQERLYPPCVSLCSDTLVIRSQSNEKLLHVLEVAYNKPITENQAYSHLQSITRVSLNHIGGVTDRQVALIDVNKDLFLISIRSTGFGRVCKIAAMAQDIAWATDANVLAAMLDATLSVWLCPNCVHYSDRKIIRKTRIDKESSEFGKQPSIANVYNGMVMVRRGDGALVSSSFYTFFISLHQHISNKKWKEALSLCRIAQNEILWTCMAVMATDSRELNAAEEAYAAISRYDKVDYIQYIKSLPSKTERLAEMALLSGDLLTAEGILLQNGLTVEAIRINIEIYNWNRALELAIRHKKQLDEVLNARKKYLEVIKKKETNQSFLAYMTNVAKAQEATEENFLKQDEDELPEMEVQKSELLNEEMHI; from the exons ATGAGATTCAAAATATCTGCACAAAATCGTAATGGTCATAAGCGGTTGGTCACTTGCGTAGCATGGAGCTCGGCGGAAGAGATATATTCTTGCGG AGAAGATCATTTGTTAATATCGTGGCACTTGGAAGGAGGAATCGCACATTCCACGATTGTTACAGAATTCCCTGACGATTTTTATCCGACGGACATGCAATGGCATCCGCGGCCAAACTATGCGGTGTTGATTACCAAAAAACAGTCGCTGGATGTTCTCTTAATTACTACAGCGGATG GAAAGTACCATTTAATCAGTAAAAATGGACGCATAGAAAAGAGTATAGATGCTCATAAAGGTGCAACAACAATAGGCAGGTGGAGTAGTGATGGTTCTGCTCTTTTGACTG CTGGTGAAGATGGTTTAATTAAAGTTTGGTCACGCAGTGGCATGCTTCGTTCTGTCATAGTTAAAGGCATGTTTCCTATATTATCTGCTGCTTGGAGTTCAGATTGTACAACAGTATTATATTCTCAGGGTGCTCATTTAACTTTCCAGTCACTCAATTCCAATTCCAAACCTCGCAAG TTATTAGCACATGATGGTCTCGTTTTGGTTTTGTGTTGGAGTCATACTCATGGACTGGTTATTTCTGGTGGTGAAGATTGTAGATATAAG GTATGGGATTCTAACGGCACTCAGCTATTTTCCAGTAGTGTGGGAAATCACCCTATTACAGCAGTAAGCTGGAGTTATTCTGGGGACTACTTTGCTGTTGGATCATTCAATACAATAAAACTCTGTGATAAAACAGGA TGGTCTCATTCATTAGAGAAAGTTACTACCGGAAGTATATACAGTATTGCTTGGTCAAGTGATAGCACTCAGGTAGCTATGGCTTGCAGCAATGGAATTGTGTTAACAGGGCACATAATAGACAg GAGGTTGGAATGGAACAATTACGAAGCCACATTAGTTAAAAGAAAAGTAATTGAAGTCAGAGATGTGGGCAACGAAATACGAGAAACATTGGAGATATCTGATCGTGTGGTTCAATTGCAATTTGGTTTTGATCATTTAGTCGTAATTACACCGGCACAATGTCACGTTTACTCCGTAGTAAACTGGAATACTCCTGCTATATTCGATTTGAAAAATACTAGTGTGTCAGCGATACTTCTTGCAGAGAA ACACTTTTTGTTAGTTGAGTGGAACAGTGTATCATTATACAGTTATCAAGGACGTCTGTTAGGAACCCCAAAATGGAAAGGGATGACGCAGGAACGACTTTATCCCCCCTGTGTATCATTGTGCTCTGACACTTTAGTTATACGATCGCAAAGTAACGAAAAAC TACTTCATGTGTTGGAGGTGGCTTATAATAAGCCTATAACGGAAAATCAGGCTTATTCGCATCTTCAAAGTATTACAAGAGTATCGTTAAATCATATTGGGGGAGTAACTGATCGGCAAGTGGCGTTAATCGATGTAAATAAGGATTTGTTTTTGATTTCTATACGGAGTACTGGTTTTGGTAGAGTATGTAAAATAG CTGCCATGGCGCAAGATATTGCTTGGGCAACCGATGCAAATGTTTTAGCAGCAATGTTAGATGCAACACTGTCCGTATGGTTGTGTCCCAATTGTGTACATTATAGCGATCGTAAAATTATACGAAAAACAAGGATCGACAAGGAAAGCAG TGAATTTGGTAAACAACCAAGTATAGCAAATGTGTATAACGGAATGGTGATGGTACGACGCGGTGATGGAGCATTAGTATCTTCTTCTTTTTATACGTTTTTTATTAGTCTTCATCAGCATATATCAAACAAAAAATGGAAAGAAGCATTATCTCTTTGTCGAATTGCTCAG aatGAAATATTGTGGACTTGTATGGCTGTTATGGCAACAGACAGTAGAGAATTGAACGCTGCCGAAGAAGCGTATGCTGCAATTTCACGTTACGATAAAGTTGATTATATTCAATATATAAAG agTCTGCCAAGTAAAACAGAAAGACTAGCAGAAATGGCTCTTCTGTCAGGAGATTTATTAACTGCAGAAGGTATACTTTTGCAAAATGGATTAACTGTGGAAGCCATACGAATTAACATTGAAATATACAACTGGAATag GGCGTTAGAATTGGCTATTAGACACAAGAAGCAACTGGATGAAGTATTGAACGCAAGAAAGAAATACCTTgaagtaattaaaaaaaaagagacaaaTCAAAGTTTCCTTGCATATATGACAAATGTCGCGAAGGCACAA GAAGCTACAGAAGAGAATTTTCTTAAGCAGGATGAGGATGAACTGCCAGAAATGGAAGTGCAAAAAAGTGAATTATTGAATGAAGAAATGCATATCTGA
- the LOC143426276 gene encoding bcl-2-related ovarian killer protein isoform X2 — MSGLVGSLRGLEENCGNVGQPYRRNSLALSLHSNLAAFPVANNQEITPFHVVDSARRRFSNVSDVVSRKISHTIRWRTVSASIELTVSQGSSLCAQYIRNRLKRSGIFHRKLGLKRMRSAMMLPGGSVVGEVFPELISVGAELEKMHPNLFNRVARQIGCGSFSSEQSASEAIVDISREMIRNGELTWSKVIALYAIAGGIAVDCVRQGKPEYLPAIQRGMTDVLEEDLAAWIQANGGWSALATRYRPVTKETTWYSRKLVLSFAFTTLIIFMILIFLKLLVL; from the exons ATGTCTGGACTCGTCGGATCTCTACGTGGCTTGGAAGAGAATTGTGGAAATGTTGGACAaccgtatcgtaggaacagccTTGCGTTATCTTTGCACTCGAATCTGGCCGCCTTTCCGGTTGCCAATAATCAGGAGATTACGCCCTTTCACGTAGTCGATTCAGCGCGAAGAAGATTCAGTAATGTAAGCGACGTCGTCTCTAGGAAGATCTCTCATACAATTCGATGGAGGACGGTTTCAGCCTCCATTGAGCTTACAGTGTCACAG GGATCTTCGTTGTGTGCCCAATACATTCGAAATCGTTTGAAACGGTCCGGAATCTTTCATCGGAAGCTTGGACTGAAGAGAATGAGAAGCGCCATGATGCTTCCCGGTGGTTCGGTCGTCGGAGAAGTTTTCCCAGAGTTAATATCAGTCGGGGCTGAACTCGAAAAGATGCATCCAAATTTGTTCAATCGTGTTGCACGACAAATCGGTTGCGGTAGTTTCTCATCGGAACAGTCTGCCAGCGAAGCCATCGTCGACATCTCTAGGGAGATGATCAGGAATGGCGAGTTGACTTGGAGCAAAGTGATAGCCCTTTATGCGATTGCTGGTGGCATTGCCGTAGATTGCGTACGTCAGGGCAAACCTGAGTATTTGCCTGCCATACAGAGAG GTATGACGGATGTTTTAGAAGAGGATCTCGCTGCATGGATACAAGCCAACGGTGGATGG TCCGCCTTAGCAACACGATACAGACCTGTGACGAAAGAGACGACATGGTATTCACGAAAACTTGTATTGTCATTTGCATTTACTACCTTGATCATCTTTATGATCTTGATATTTTTAAAACTTTTAGTTTTGTAA
- the LOC143426276 gene encoding apoptosis regulator BAX isoform X1 — translation MKPDFQLELQEEAVLAMPEKPEWQGLSAENSLMSGLVGSLRGLEENCGNVGQPYRRNSLALSLHSNLAAFPVANNQEITPFHVVDSARRRFSNVSDVVSRKISHTIRWRTVSASIELTVSQGSSLCAQYIRNRLKRSGIFHRKLGLKRMRSAMMLPGGSVVGEVFPELISVGAELEKMHPNLFNRVARQIGCGSFSSEQSASEAIVDISREMIRNGELTWSKVIALYAIAGGIAVDCVRQGKPEYLPAIQRGMTDVLEEDLAAWIQANGGWSALATRYRPVTKETTWYSRKLVLSFAFTTLIIFMILIFLKLLVL, via the exons ATGAAGCCGGACTTTCAACTGGAGCTGCAAGAGGAGGCGGTCCTTGCGATG CCTGAAAAGCCTGAATGGCAGGGACTCTCCGCGGAGAATTCCTTAATGTCTGGACTCGTCGGATCTCTACGTGGCTTGGAAGAGAATTGTGGAAATGTTGGACAaccgtatcgtaggaacagccTTGCGTTATCTTTGCACTCGAATCTGGCCGCCTTTCCGGTTGCCAATAATCAGGAGATTACGCCCTTTCACGTAGTCGATTCAGCGCGAAGAAGATTCAGTAATGTAAGCGACGTCGTCTCTAGGAAGATCTCTCATACAATTCGATGGAGGACGGTTTCAGCCTCCATTGAGCTTACAGTGTCACAG GGATCTTCGTTGTGTGCCCAATACATTCGAAATCGTTTGAAACGGTCCGGAATCTTTCATCGGAAGCTTGGACTGAAGAGAATGAGAAGCGCCATGATGCTTCCCGGTGGTTCGGTCGTCGGAGAAGTTTTCCCAGAGTTAATATCAGTCGGGGCTGAACTCGAAAAGATGCATCCAAATTTGTTCAATCGTGTTGCACGACAAATCGGTTGCGGTAGTTTCTCATCGGAACAGTCTGCCAGCGAAGCCATCGTCGACATCTCTAGGGAGATGATCAGGAATGGCGAGTTGACTTGGAGCAAAGTGATAGCCCTTTATGCGATTGCTGGTGGCATTGCCGTAGATTGCGTACGTCAGGGCAAACCTGAGTATTTGCCTGCCATACAGAGAG GTATGACGGATGTTTTAGAAGAGGATCTCGCTGCATGGATACAAGCCAACGGTGGATGG TCCGCCTTAGCAACACGATACAGACCTGTGACGAAAGAGACGACATGGTATTCACGAAAACTTGTATTGTCATTTGCATTTACTACCTTGATCATCTTTATGATCTTGATATTTTTAAAACTTTTAGTTTTGTAA